One window from the genome of Candidatus Omnitrophota bacterium encodes:
- a CDS encoding hydrogenase 3 maturation endopeptidase HyCI, with translation MLDHLKSHLKGKVAIVGIGNTMRSDDGVGSVLASRLKDKVAFKVFDVGVSPENYLEKIIKEEPDTIVIIDAVDFGAKPGEFRILEARDLKTTNLFATHNASISLTINYLQSNLKADIIILIIQPESIAFGEGLSREVARRLDRLESWFHDTGKEEG, from the coding sequence ATGTTAGACCATCTTAAATCTCACCTAAAAGGTAAAGTGGCCATCGTGGGTATCGGCAATACCATGCGTAGTGACGATGGGGTGGGGTCAGTTTTGGCCAGCCGCCTCAAAGATAAGGTAGCGTTTAAAGTTTTTGATGTTGGCGTAAGCCCGGAAAACTACTTAGAAAAGATTATCAAAGAAGAGCCCGACACTATAGTGATTATAGACGCGGTGGATTTCGGGGCTAAGCCGGGAGAATTCCGGATTCTGGAGGCGCGGGATTTAAAAACAACCAATCTCTTTGCCACGCACAATGCCTCTATTTCCTTGACCATAAATTACTTGCAAAGCAATTTAAAGGCGGATATAATTATTTTAATTATTCAGCCGGAATCGATTGCTTTCGGGGAAGGATTGAGCCGGGAAGTGGCCCGGAGACTGGATAGGCTGGAGAGTTGGTTTCATGATACAGGCAAAGAAGAGGGATAG